The Oryzias latipes chromosome 4, ASM223467v1 genome includes a window with the following:
- the s1pr1 gene encoding sphingosine 1-phosphate receptor 1, with translation MAESSYSDLIAKHYNFTGKFRKTQQDSGLKADSVIFIIVCCFIILENILVLATIWRTKKFHKPMYYFIGNLALSDLLAGVVYTANILLSGANTYKLTPTQWFLREGSMFVALAASVFSLLAIAIERHLTMLKMKLHNNGNTCRVFLLISTVWMIAAMLGGLPLMGWNCIHRMSECSTVLPLYHKTYILFCTTVFSIILMAIVVLYARIYTLVRTRSSKLVFRKVTNSRGNPSANTKSSEKSLALLKTVIIVLSCFIACWAPLFILLLLDVACETLSCPILYKVDWFLALAVLNSAMNPLIYTLTSNEMRRAFLKTLLCCTTCIRPKAKFTGPIMGAEFSRSKSDNSSHPHKEEGEYSPKETTAVSSGNATSSS, from the coding sequence ATGGCTGAGTCCAGCTACTCCGATCTCATTGCCAAACACTACAACTTCACTGGCAAGTTTCGGAAGACGCAGCAGGACTCCGGTCTGAAGGCTGACTCTGTGATCTTCATCATCGTGTGCTGCTTCATCATCCTGGAGAACATCCTGGTTCTTGCCACCATTTGGAGGACCAAGAAGTTTCATAAGCCCATGTACTACTTCATTGGGAACCTGGCGCTGTCCGACCTGCTGGCCGGCGTTGTGTACACCGCCAATATCCTGCTGTCTGGAGCCAACACCTACAAGTTGACACCCACACAGTGGTTCCTGAGAGAGGGCAGCATGTTTGTGGCTCTGGCGGCATCTGTCTTCAGCCTGCTGGCCATCGCCATTGAGCGCCACCTCACCATGCTGAAAATGAAGCTGCACAACAACGGCAACACGTGCCGCGTCTTCCTCCTCATCAGCACGGTGTGGATGATTGCAGCGATGCTGGGCGGGCTGCCGCTGATGGGCTGGAACTGCATCCACAGGATGTCGGAGTGCTCCACCGTCCTGCCACTCTACCACAAGACCTACATCCTGTTCTGCACCACCGTCTTCAGCATCATCCTCATGGCCATCGTGGTGCTCTACGCCCGGATTTACACGCTGGTGCGCACTCGCAGCAGCAAGCTCGTCTTCCGCAAAGTAACCAACAGCCGCGGAAACCCCAGCGCCAACACCAAGAGCTCAGAGAAGtccctggctctgctgaagacCGTCATCATTGTCCTGAGCTGCTTCATTGCCTGCTGGGCgccgctcttcatcctcctgctGCTGGACGTGGCCTGTGAGACACTGAGCTGCCCCATCCTCTACAAGGTGGATTGGTTTCTTGCGCTCGCTGTCCTTAACTCGGCCATGAATCCCCTCATCTACACGCTGACCAGCAACGAGATGCGGCGCGCCTTCCTCAAGACGCTGCTGTGCTGCACCACCTGCATCAGGCCAAAGGCTAAGTTCACGGGGCCCATCATGGGGGCGGAGTTCAGTCGCAGCAAGTCCGATAACTCCTCCCATCCCCACAAGGAAGAGGGGGAATATTCTCCAAAGGAGACAACAGCGGTGTCCTCAGGGAATGCCACCTCGTCCTCCTAA